A part of Aegilops tauschii subsp. strangulata cultivar AL8/78 chromosome 2, Aet v6.0, whole genome shotgun sequence genomic DNA contains:
- the LOC109748966 gene encoding cyclin-B1-1-like, with protein MEVVQRGGRGCARVKARAGTTNEHLQVIQDIDELDLDNQLGVADYIEDIYNFYKVAENECRPCDYMDSQVDIDSRKRGALVDWIIRVHEKLELMPETLYLAVYIIDRYLSMQRPVLRSELQMVCASALLIACKYEEEDAWDPEVEVFVYILNDVYTREQILGTEMAILNKLEWNLSVPTHYVFLSRFARAASSSHLKNDEEMENMVFFFAELALLQYALVPSKPSMVAAAAAYAARLTLKKTPLWTETLEHHTGFTESQLMCPDIFCDGFRDSVKILVTAHSAAPESKLKVVYEKYSSEKLGGVALRPPAIDFCK; from the exons ATGGAGGTCGTGCAGCGGGGGGGGAGGGGATGCGCCCGCGTGAAGGCTCGAG CTGGAACAACCAACGAACACCTGCAAGTGATTCAAGACATCGATGAGCTTGACCTGGACAATCAGCTAGGCGTCGCGGATTACATTGAGGATATCTACAACTTCTACAAAGTTGCCGAG AACGAGTGCCGCCCCTGCGACTACATGGACTCCCAGGTGGACATCGACTCGAGGAAGCGGGGCGCCCTCGTCGACTGGATAATAAGAGTGCATGAAAAGCTTGAGCTCATGCCGGAGACCCTCTACCTTGCGGTGTACATCATCGACCGGTACCTCTCGATGCAGCGGCCCGTGCTTCGAAGTGAGCTGCAGATGGTATGCGCCTCGGCCCTGCTGATCGCTTGCAAGTACGAGGAGGAGGACGCCTGGGATCCAGAG GTGGAGGTTTTCGTCTATATATTAAACGACGTCTACACCAGGGAGCAGATACTGGGGACGGAGATGGCCATTCTGAACAAGCTTGAATGGAACCTGTCAGTTCCTACACATTACGTGTTCCTCTCGCGCTTTGCCAGGGCCGCGTCCTCCTCACATCTGAAGAACGACGAGGAG ATGGAGAACATGGTGTTCTTTTTTGCTGAACTGGCGCTGCTGCAATATGCGCTGGTGCCGTCCAAGCCCTCCATGGTTGCTGCCGCTGCTGCCTATGCAGCCAGGCTCACACTCAAGAAGACGCCTCTATGGACTGAGACTCTCGAGCACCATACTGGCTTTACCGAGTCTCAGCTAAT GTGTCCTGACATTTTTTGTGATGGTTTCAGGGATAGTGTAAAGATCCTGGTGACCGCACACTCGGCTGCACCTGAGAGCAAGTTGAAGGTGGTTTATGAGAAGTATTCCAGCGAAAAGTTGGGAGGAGTTGCCCTGCGCCCACCTGCAATCGACTTCTGCAAATAA